The Lactuca sativa cultivar Salinas chromosome 2, Lsat_Salinas_v11, whole genome shotgun sequence genome includes a window with the following:
- the LOC111888256 gene encoding ABC transporter G family member 6 — MSARIGVEDIPETSGLAPASPTLGELLKYVNEVNGDETSGHRVLEMNQMSNEPQPLPLPFVLAFSNLTYSVKVPSKFGIPAVLGGRNRPAALPAMAAEPVGGEKLVSRSKILLNEISGQARDGEILAVLGASGSGKSTLIDALANRISKGSLKGNITLNGDQLESRLLKVISAYVMQDDLLFPMLTVEETLMYAAEFRLPRSLSKTKKKLRVQALIDQLGLRNAAKTIIGDEGHRGVSGGERRRVSIGADIIHDPILLFLDEPTSGLDSTSAYMVVKVLQRIAQTGSIVIMSVHQPSYRLLGLLDRLLFLSRGQTVYSGSPANLLSFFADFGHPIPEKENRTEFALDLIRDLEGSPGGTKSLVEFNKSWQLLKRSRHTQTTGNETPTHGLSLTEAISASISRGKLVSGATSDPNRSSMVPTFANPIWTEMMVLSRRAFKNQWRTPELFITRLGAVVVTGFILATVFWKLDDSPRGVRERLGFFAFAMSTTFYTCADALPVFLHERFIFMRETAYNAYRRSSYVLSSSLVAIPTLIFLSLAFAVITFWAVGLAGGGKGFLFYFAIILASFWAGSSFVTFLSGVIPHVMIGYVIVVAILAYYLLFSGFFINRDRIPDYWIWFHYISLVKYPYEAVLHNEFQDPLRCFVRGTQIFDGSPLGIADEATKLRLLQSMSQTLGVNITAGSCLTTGSDILKQQGVNDLTKWECLWITIAWGFFFRILFYFCLLIGSKNKRR; from the coding sequence ATGTCTGCTCGTATAGGGGTGGAGGACATTCCGGAGACGTCCGGGTTAGCGCCGGCCTCTCCGACTCTTGGGGAGCTTTTGAAGTATGTTAATGAAGTAAATGGTGATGAGACGTCAGGTCATCGTGTTTTGGAAATGAACCAGATGAGCAACGAGCCTCAGCCGTTGCCGTTGCCGTTTGTTTTGGCCTTCAGTAATCTGACCTATAGCGTGAAGGTACCGAGCAAATTCGGGATTCCTGCTGTCCTCGGAGGTCGGAATAGACCAGCCGCTCTTCCGGCGATGGCGGCGGAACCAGTTGGTGGAGAGAAGCTGGTTTCGAGGAGTAAGATTTTGTTGAATGAAATTTCTGGTCAAGCGAGGGACGGCGAGATACTGGCGGTGCTTGGAGCTAGTGGATCTGGGAAATCTACATTGATTGATGCTTTGGCGAATCGAATCTCCAAAGGAAGTTTGAAAGGTAACATAACTTTGAATGGAGATCAATTAGAATCCAGATTGCTAAAGGTGATCTCAGCTTATGTCATGCAAGACGATCTGTTATTTCCGATGTTAACCGTGGAAGAAACGTTGATGTATGCTGCCGAGTTCCGCCTCCCTCGGTCGCTATCAAAAACAAAGAAGAAGCTGAGAGTTCAAGCCCTAATCGATCAGTTAGGGCTCCGAAACGCCGCCAAAACAATCATCGGTGACGAAGGACACAGAGGAGTCTCAGGCGGAGAACGACGACGTGTTTCCATCGGAGCTGATATCATTCACGATCCTATTCTTCTGTTTCTGGATGAGCCGACGTCCGGCCTCGATTCCACCAGTGCTTACATGGTAGTCAAGGTGCTGCAACGTATTGCACAAACCGGAAGCATCGTCATAATGTCCGTACACCAGCCAAGTTACCGGCTTCTCGGGTTACTCGACCGGCTATTGTTTCTGTCTCGAGGACAGACTGTTTACAGTGGCTCGCCGGCAAATCTCCTTTCCTTCTTCGCCGATTTTGGCCATCCAATTCCGGAGAAAGAAAATCGTACGGAATTTGCCCTCGATTTGATCAGAGATCTCGAAGGTTCTCCTGGAGGAACAAAAAGCCTAGTCGAATTCAACAAATCATGGCAACTCCTGAAGCGATCCCGACACACCCAAACAACCGGCAACGAAACTCCGACACATGGGTTATCGCTTACAGAAGCGATAAGTGCGAGTATATCACGCGGCAAATTAGTCTCCGGAGCCACCAGCGACCCTAACAGAAGCTCCATGGTCCCTACCTTTGCCAATCCAATATGGACGGAGATGATGGTTTTGTCAAGGCGGGCTTTCAAAAATCAATGGAGAACGCCGGAGCTATTCATTACCAGGTTGGGTGCAGTTGTGGTGACTGGTTTTATACTCGCCACCGTGTTTTGGAAGCTGGATGATTCTCCGAGAGGCGTTCGTGAACGTCTCGGATTCTTCGCTTTTGCCATGTCGACAACGTTCTACACTTGTGCAGACGCATTACCTGTTTTCCTCCATGAACGTTTCATTTTCATGAGAGAAACCGCTTACAATGCTTACAGACGTTCTTCCTACGTCCTCTCTTCTTCACTCGTAGCGATCCCAACTCTCATTTTCCTCTCCTTGGCATTCGCAGTAATCACATTTTGGGCTGTCGGACTCGCCGGCGGAGGTAAAGGCTTCTTGTTCTACTTCGCCATAATCTTGGCCTCGTTTTGGGCCGGAAGCTCTTTCGTGACATTTCTCTCCGGCGTCATCCCACATGTTATGATCGGGTACGTGATTGTCGTCGCAATTCTCGCTTACTACCTCCTGTTCAGTGGCTTCTTCATCAATCGTGATCGAATTCCCGATTACTGGATATGGTTTCACTATATTTCTTTGGTCAAATACCCATACGAAGCAGTTTTACACAACGAATTCCAAGACCCATTGAGATGTTTCGTTCGAGGAACTCAGATCTTCGACGGCAGCCCTCTTGGCATAGCCGATGAAGCCACCAAATTGAGGCTGTTACAAAGCATGAGCCAAACATTAGGG